Proteins from a genomic interval of Mycolicibacterium grossiae:
- the clpS gene encoding ATP-dependent Clp protease adapter ClpS produces the protein MVTPARTRPGTSEERAVETVEGTDKPWVTIVWDDPVNLMSYVTYVFQKLFGYSEPHATKLMLQVHEEGKAVVSSGTRESMEVDVSKLHAAGLWASMQQDR, from the coding sequence ATGGTCACCCCAGCGCGGACCCGTCCGGGTACCAGCGAGGAGCGTGCCGTCGAGACGGTGGAGGGCACCGACAAGCCCTGGGTGACCATCGTCTGGGACGATCCGGTGAACCTGATGTCGTACGTGACCTACGTCTTCCAGAAGCTGTTCGGCTACAGCGAGCCGCACGCCACCAAGCTGATGTTGCAGGTGCACGAGGAGGGGAAGGCCGTGGTCTCGTCCGGCACGCGCGAGTCGATGGAGGTCGACGTGTCCAAGCTCCACGCGGCCGGCCTGTGGGCGTCGATGCAGCAGGATCGCTGA
- a CDS encoding ATP-dependent DNA helicase, translating into MPEGPRVRQLLDTAVAALGGAERSGQVQMAEAVEHALASGEHLAVQAGTGTGKSLAYLVPAIAHAVEANHPVVVSTATIALQRQLVDRDLPRLVDALAPALPRRPDFALLKGRGNYLCLNKVHGGGADEPDDRPQEELFDAVASTTLGRDVKRLTDWASDTETGDRDELVPGVADRSWRQVSVSARECVGATRCTYGQDCFAEKARATAGRADVVVTNHALLAIDAISDVNVLPEHDMLVVDEAHDLVDRVTSVATAELSATGLGVAHRRSARLVDPELAQRLEAAIATFSSALHEATPGRMDVLGEELATDLTVLRDAADKVRVAIDTSPADPKAAAARNEAVTALVEVSDTANRVLDSFGPAIPDRTEVVWLDHEEARGTTGARAVLRVAPLSVAGLLRGRVFDQSTVILTSATLTVGGTFDAMARSWGLKFGEDDPGSPWRGLDVGSPFSHATSGILYVAAHLPPPGRDGAGSAEQLDEIAGLIGAAGGRTLGLFSSMRAARATAEVMRDRLETPVLCQGEDTTAALVRRFAADEETSLFGTLSLWQGVDVPGPSLSLVLIDRIPFPRPDDPLLTARQRAIAARGGNGFMAVAASHAALLLAQGAGRLLRDVDDRGVIAVLDSRMATARYAGFLRASLPPYWATTDGARVRAALERLRKG; encoded by the coding sequence GTGCCGGAGGGTCCCCGCGTCCGCCAGCTGCTGGACACCGCCGTCGCCGCACTCGGCGGCGCGGAACGCAGCGGTCAGGTGCAGATGGCCGAAGCCGTCGAGCACGCCTTGGCCAGCGGCGAGCACCTCGCCGTGCAGGCCGGCACCGGTACCGGCAAGTCGCTGGCCTACCTGGTGCCCGCCATCGCGCACGCCGTCGAGGCGAATCACCCGGTCGTGGTGTCGACCGCCACCATCGCGCTGCAGCGCCAGCTCGTCGACCGCGACCTGCCGCGGCTCGTCGACGCGCTGGCCCCCGCCCTACCCCGCCGGCCCGACTTCGCCCTGCTCAAGGGGCGCGGAAACTATTTGTGCCTGAACAAGGTTCACGGTGGCGGCGCCGACGAACCCGACGACCGGCCGCAGGAGGAACTGTTCGACGCCGTCGCGTCGACCACGTTGGGGCGCGACGTCAAGCGTCTCACCGACTGGGCGTCGGACACCGAGACCGGTGACCGCGACGAGCTGGTCCCCGGAGTCGCCGACCGGTCCTGGCGACAGGTCAGCGTGTCCGCACGCGAGTGCGTCGGCGCGACGCGCTGCACCTACGGCCAGGACTGCTTCGCCGAGAAGGCGCGCGCCACCGCAGGCCGCGCCGACGTCGTGGTCACCAACCACGCGCTGCTGGCCATCGACGCGATCTCCGACGTCAACGTGCTGCCCGAGCACGACATGCTGGTCGTCGACGAGGCCCACGACCTGGTGGACCGCGTGACCAGCGTCGCCACCGCGGAGCTGTCGGCCACGGGACTCGGTGTGGCACATCGCCGTTCGGCACGGCTGGTCGATCCCGAGCTGGCGCAACGGCTGGAGGCCGCCATCGCCACGTTCTCCTCCGCGCTGCACGAGGCCACGCCGGGGCGGATGGACGTCCTCGGCGAGGAGTTGGCGACCGACCTGACCGTGCTGCGCGACGCGGCCGACAAGGTGCGCGTCGCCATCGACACCTCCCCGGCCGACCCCAAGGCCGCCGCGGCCCGCAACGAGGCGGTCACCGCACTCGTCGAGGTCAGCGACACCGCCAATCGGGTCCTCGACTCGTTCGGCCCCGCCATTCCCGACCGCACCGAGGTGGTGTGGCTCGACCACGAAGAAGCCCGGGGAACCACCGGCGCCCGCGCCGTCCTGCGCGTGGCACCGCTCTCGGTGGCCGGCCTGTTGCGCGGCCGCGTCTTCGACCAGTCGACGGTGATCCTCACCTCCGCGACGCTGACGGTCGGTGGCACGTTCGACGCGATGGCGCGGTCCTGGGGACTGAAGTTCGGCGAGGACGACCCGGGCTCCCCGTGGCGCGGCCTCGACGTGGGATCGCCGTTCTCGCATGCCACTTCGGGGATCCTGTACGTGGCCGCCCACCTGCCGCCGCCGGGCCGCGACGGCGCCGGGTCGGCCGAGCAGCTCGACGAGATCGCCGGGCTGATCGGCGCCGCGGGTGGCCGCACGCTGGGTCTGTTCTCGTCGATGCGGGCTGCCCGGGCGACGGCCGAGGTCATGCGCGACCGGCTCGAGACGCCGGTGCTGTGCCAGGGCGAGGACACCACCGCGGCGCTGGTGCGGCGGTTCGCCGCCGACGAGGAGACCTCCCTGTTCGGCACGCTGTCGCTGTGGCAAGGCGTGGACGTGCCCGGTCCGTCGCTGTCGCTGGTCCTCATCGACCGCATCCCGTTCCCGCGGCCCGACGATCCCCTGCTCACCGCGCGGCAGCGGGCGATCGCCGCTCGCGGCGGCAACGGCTTCATGGCGGTGGCCGCGAGCCATGCCGCCCTGCTGCTCGCCCAGGGCGCCGGCCGGCTGTTGCGCGACGTCGACGACCGCGGCGTGATCGCGGTGCTCGACTCGCGCATGGCCACCGCGCGCTACGCCGGCTTCCTGCGGGCGTCCCTGCCGCCGTACTGGGCCACCACGGACGGCGCCCGGGTGCGCGCCGCACTGGAACGCTTGCGGAAGGGCTGA
- the aosR gene encoding oxidative stress transcriptional regulator AosR produces the protein MRKWKRVETADGARYRSALAAHEAALLRNLVTSLLDMLADRESDSPRDELEELTGMRTGNSTPPEDDTMRRLLPDFYRPAREHPAGSGTAESLNAALRSLHEPEIIDAKRQAAQRLLDTLPASGGKFDLSEDDAHCWAAAVNDVRLALGTMLEIGPDGPDRLPPEHPMAGHLDVYQWLTVLQEYLVLGLMNSHR, from the coding sequence GTGCGCAAGTGGAAGCGGGTCGAGACGGCTGACGGTGCCCGCTACCGGTCGGCGCTGGCGGCGCACGAGGCCGCGCTGCTGCGCAACCTCGTCACTTCGCTGCTCGACATGCTCGCCGATCGCGAATCCGATTCGCCGCGAGACGAATTGGAGGAGCTGACCGGCATGCGGACGGGCAATTCGACACCGCCCGAGGACGATACGATGCGGCGGTTGCTGCCGGACTTCTACCGGCCCGCGCGCGAGCATCCCGCGGGTTCGGGGACCGCGGAGAGTTTGAACGCGGCGCTGCGCAGCCTGCACGAGCCGGAGATCATCGACGCGAAGAGGCAAGCGGCGCAACGTCTCCTGGACACGCTGCCGGCGTCCGGCGGGAAGTTCGACCTGAGCGAGGACGACGCGCACTGCTGGGCGGCCGCGGTCAACGACGTGCGGCTGGCGCTGGGGACCATGCTCGAGATCGGTCCCGACGGTCCGGACCGGTTGCCGCCGGAGCACCCCATGGCGGGCCACCTCGACGTGTACCAGTGGCTGACGGTGCTGCAGGAGTATCTGGTGCTGGGGCTCATGAATTCGCACCGATGA
- a CDS encoding nicotinate phosphoribosyltransferase, with protein MSAALLTDKYELTMLAAALRNGTAHRRTTFELFARRLPDGRRYGVVAGTGRLVETLADFTFDAAALDLVGGFLDADTLAYLADYRFSGDVDGYPEGELYFPGSPVLSVHGTFAECVILETLALSIFNHDSAIASAAARMVSAAEGRPLIEMGSRRTHEQAAVAAARAAYLAGFAGSSNLAAEQRYGVPTLGTSAHAFTLLHASADGPDEKAAFAAQVEALGVGTTLLVDTYDITTGVANAIAVAGTGLGAVRIDSGELGVLVRQVRDQLDGLGATGTKIVVSSDLDEFAIAALRAEPVDSYGVGTSVVTGSGAPTAGMVYKLVEVDGIGVAKRSSHKESHGGRKRATRLAKESGTIVEEIVHPADVEPETPPGLVARTLTVPLVRGGRPVADPDLASVRSRVAAGLGSLPWDGLKLSRGEAAVPTRMVAPTAGRR; from the coding sequence GTGAGCGCGGCGCTGCTGACCGACAAGTACGAGTTGACCATGCTGGCTGCGGCCCTGCGCAACGGCACGGCGCACCGGCGGACGACGTTCGAGTTGTTCGCCCGGCGGCTGCCCGACGGACGCCGCTACGGCGTGGTGGCCGGCACCGGCCGGCTCGTCGAGACGCTCGCCGACTTCACCTTCGACGCGGCGGCCCTGGACCTGGTCGGAGGATTCCTCGACGCCGACACGCTGGCCTACCTCGCCGACTACCGCTTCTCCGGCGACGTGGACGGCTACCCCGAGGGCGAGCTGTACTTCCCCGGCTCTCCGGTGCTCTCGGTGCACGGCACCTTCGCCGAATGCGTGATCCTCGAGACGCTCGCCCTGTCGATCTTCAACCACGACTCGGCGATCGCGTCGGCCGCGGCGCGCATGGTCAGCGCCGCCGAGGGCAGGCCGCTCATCGAGATGGGCTCGCGGCGCACCCACGAGCAGGCGGCGGTGGCCGCCGCCCGCGCCGCCTATCTCGCGGGCTTCGCGGGGTCGTCGAACCTCGCGGCCGAACAGCGCTACGGCGTGCCGACCCTCGGCACCAGCGCGCACGCCTTCACGCTGCTGCACGCCTCCGCCGACGGACCGGACGAGAAGGCCGCCTTCGCCGCTCAGGTCGAGGCGCTGGGCGTGGGCACCACCCTGCTGGTGGACACCTACGACATCACGACCGGCGTGGCCAACGCCATCGCGGTCGCCGGCACCGGCCTCGGCGCGGTCCGCATCGACTCCGGCGAGCTGGGCGTGCTGGTGCGCCAGGTCCGCGACCAACTCGACGGGCTGGGCGCCACCGGCACGAAGATCGTCGTCTCCAGCGACCTCGACGAATTCGCCATCGCCGCGCTGCGCGCCGAACCCGTGGACAGCTACGGCGTCGGCACGTCGGTGGTGACCGGCTCCGGCGCGCCGACCGCCGGCATGGTCTACAAGCTGGTCGAGGTCGACGGCATCGGCGTCGCCAAGCGCAGCAGCCACAAGGAGTCGCACGGCGGGCGCAAGCGCGCCACCCGCCTGGCCAAGGAGTCCGGCACCATCGTCGAGGAGATCGTGCACCCCGCCGACGTCGAGCCCGAGACGCCGCCGGGCCTGGTCGCGCGCACCCTGACCGTCCCGCTGGTCCGCGGCGGCCGACCCGTCGCCGACCCCGATCTGGCCTCGGTCAGGTCGCGGGTCGCGGCAGGGCTGGGCAGCCTGCCGTGGGACGGGCTCAAGCTGTCCCGCGGCGAGGCCGCCGTCCCGACGCGCATGGTGGCGCCCACCGCCGGACGCCGCTGA